Part of the Bubalus bubalis isolate 160015118507 breed Murrah chromosome 9, NDDB_SH_1, whole genome shotgun sequence genome is shown below.
GTGTTCCCGGGGTGCTGAGACCTGGGGTGCCCTGGTCTCTGACATGGCCCTTGGGCCTCCCCGCAGTATGGTGCCCGGGCGCTCAGCTGTGTCCTCACCACCATCCTAAGCCAGACGGAGAGCAAAGTGCCACTGCCCCAGGGCTACCCCGGAGGGGATGCTGCCTTCTTCCGTGGTGAGCTGGTAGACCcccccacacatacacaacaaGGGCACAGGAGACACTGGTGGTGAGGGGGAGCCCCGGTAGGCTGTGGCCAGCAGTAGTGCGAGGCTCCTCCTCCCCACAGACATGAAACAGGGGCTGCTGTCAGTGGGCATTGGCGGGCGCGAGTCCCGGTCCGGCTGCCTGGACGTGGAGAAGGGTGAGTCCCTCGCTGGCTGGCACCtccaggatggggaggagggggcggatatgaggggagagggggagacaGGGAGGCTGCCTGGACATAGCCTGAGGCACCCTGCCTTCCGCAGACTGCTCCATCAGCAAGTTCCTGAACCGCATCCTGGGGTTGGAGGTGCACAAGCAGAACGCACTCTTCCAGTACTTCTCCGACACCTTTGACCATCTTATTGCCGCCGACAAGAGGGAGGGCAAATACGACATGGGCATCCTGGGTGAGCCCTGTGGGGACGCCCTCCCCTGGGCCAGGCCCCAGACCACCGCTCGCCCCACTCACCCGCTCAACCCTCTACAGACCTGGCCCCTGGCATTGATGAGATCTATGAGGAAAGCCAGCAGGTGTTCCTGGCGCCTGGACACCCGCAGGATGGACAGGTGGTCTTCTACAAGGTGagcagccctgcccctccccacccctctcacCGCCCCTTCCCACCCTGTTCACTGCCCCTCCCATCACCTGACACCTGCGTGCCCGCAGATCAGTGTGGACCGTGGCCTGAAGTGGGAAGAGGCCTACGCCCGGTCGCTGGAGCTGACGGGCACCCACGATGGCTTCTACCTCTCCTACAAGGTGGGCCCTACAGCAAACCCCCAACGCTCTCCCAGGGGCAGGAGCCAGGCTGGTGGGTTGGCAGGGGAGGGCGGTGGCCATCCTCACGCCCTCTCGCTTGACATGCCTTCTCGGATATGCGGTGCACTGCCCCATCCAGGTCCGCGGCAACAAGCCCAGCTGCCTGCTGGCCCAGCAGAACCGCGGCAAGCTCTTCACCGTGTACAAGCCCAATATAGGGCGGCAGAGCCAGCTAGAGTCCTTGGATAGCTTGAGCCGGAGGTTCCACCGGGTAGGTCCCCGGGGCACCTTCTGTACCCTTAATGCTCCAGTGTCCAGCAGCCCCCAGGCCGCTCTGGCCGCTAGGTGGGGGATGAGCAGCCCAGGGTCCTTTGCACCGCAGTTTCCCGCCGGCTGGCTAGGGATCGCAGACTGGCTCTTGCAGGGGCTCAACCCGCTGTGTCCACACAGGTGACGGCAGAGGAGGCCAGGGAGCCCTGGGAAAGCAGCTACACCTTCTCGCTGACGCACTGCAGCCACACCACATGGTAAGGGCCCGGGGTGGCCTGGGGGGACTGTTGGGGGCACGCGCTCGCTTGCGCGGCAGCTGGTTTGAGCCGCGGTCCCCCGCAGGAACCGGCACTGCCGGCTGGTGCAGGAGGGCAAGGACTGTGCGCAGGGCCTGCGGCTGCGCCACCACTACATGCTGTGCGGGGCCTTGCTGCGCGTGTGGGGCCGCATCGCTGCCGTCATGGCCGACGTCACCAGCAGCAGCTACCTGCAGATCGTGCGCCTCAAGACCAAGGACAAGAAGAAGCAAGTCGGTGAGTCAAGGCACCAgcgggctgggggaggtgggcagcCTCAGCCCCGCCCCCCAGGCCCTGACGCTcccgccccccccctcccccacccccgctccaCCCCGCCCCCGCAGGCATCAAGATCCCGGAGGTCTGCGTGCGTCGGGTCCTGCAGGAGCTGCAGCTGATGGATGCCGACGTGAAGCGCAAGCAAGCGCGCACTCGGGGTCTCCTCGCGCTGCCGCCCACCCCACGCCCCCTTGCTCTGCCCTTCGGCCCCGGGGAGGTCCTGGACCTCACATATAGCCCGCCAGCCCAGGCCTTCCCTGCGCCCTCACCCTTCACCTTCCCGGCCCTGGGCCCCGGCCCCGGCGGCCAGCTGCTGGGCGCCCCCGACACCCCCGACGCCCCGGCTGACCCCGTGGCACTCCTGCACCAGGGCTGCGAAATTAACTTCAAGGAGGTGCTGGAGGACATGCTTCGCTCCCTCAACGCCGCGCCACCCGCCGAGCCGCCTGGCCCTCTGGGCCCTCTGGGTGCGGGGGCAGCGGGCGCACCGGCAGGTGGAGCACCAGAGCGGCAGAGCGTCATCCAGTTCAGCCCCCCCTTTCCCAACTCCTAGGTCCAGGCATCCTTCCCGGACGAAACTTATTTATCCGTAATAGGCTCCCGTCTACACGGGGAAGAGGGTGGCTAGCCGAGCAGGGCCAGGACCCCAGCCGACTACTGAGAGGAGCAGGGCCAGGGGCCCCTCGTCCAGCCTCCCGAGGCCTCTATTGCAGTGCCTTCCCGCCCGGTGCCTGGGCAGACCCCCAAAATGCTGTCCGCCCTGGGGGGCCCTCCAAGGCCTTGCCTGGTGGGCAGTGGCCTAGTGCAGCCCCCACTCAGGATACTTGGGGGCCAGGCAGGGCCTGGAGTGGCGGCCCttcttctctgtgcctctgtcctCTGCTGCCCCACTCCAGGCCTGGGTTGgggctcccaccccacccaccttaGAAGGCCCAGTCAGGCCTGTACCCCTGACATCCACAAAACTGGGTGGCCCCAAGAGCTGGAAACTCAGGAAACCCCAGGTGCTCAGGGCCCCACCGCTTCTGGGGGGCTCCAAGGGGCAGATCCCCTCTTAATATATGCAACCCCTCCCTGCTCTCTGTGCCCTAAATTATTGTCCAGCCACCTCTCAGGGGCCTGGAATCCCTGCAGAGCTGGTGGCTGTACCCCTGGTTTCTATGTGTATTTATAATTAATTCAAGTGTATATATGTAAagagatctttttttaaatatatgtgccTTTTCACTACTTTCCAGGCTGTCTGCTGCTGCGATCTGCAGGGCAGTGGGGCGGGAGGGGGGGCAATGGTGGTGGGTGTGCCCTGCGTGTTCCTTCCCAGTGGGGTGTGGGTGAGGTCAGAGTGACTTCTGgccctcatcctctgccagctcATCTCACCCACGATGGCACCTGGCCTTGTGGATGCCTGGGGCCAGGCTAGGGGAAACCCCACCCCACTGGGCCCTTTGTCTAGTGTGATCCTGGCATCCCCACAGCAGGCCAGTTGCCTCTGAACTGACTATACCAAGCCCCTGGAGCCTTGGACCAGATACCCTGCTCCCTGCCCACTTGAGATGTGACAccatcccccgcccccgccgggcCCCTCTTGGTGATACTGAGTCCCGTTCCTTGGAACCCCTTGATCTGAACTGACTGCCATCTCTGCCTTGGTTTCTTCCCAGGTCTGCTCCAGATGGTGTTGGGTATGGCAGGCAGGGcagcccagggacaggagagcccaAGAGTTGCGCTCAGTCTGGAAGGCAGGATGGGATGACAAGCTGTTCCTGGAAACTGGGGAGCATGCCCAACCCATGGCCTGGAAGTTGGAGAGGGACTAGGGAGCAGTCAGGAGACCCTGCTAGAAGCAGCCAAGGGTGGTGGAGGTGGCTCTTGACCCTCCATCCAGACCCAGCCAGTCCCCTCCCCCATAGGTCCCCCACTCCTGGGGGAAGGCTGCTGATCTTTCTGGCTggtggaggcaggagaggagccAGCTCAGCCATTCTACAGCTGTCTGCCCACCCCCCACTCTCACAGGATGGCCCCTTTGAGCAGCAGGCAGGCTGTACCCACCCACAGCCCTTCCCAGGGAGTGGGGCTGCATCCACCAGGTGAAGCCCATGGGCAGGCCTGATGCCCGGACTGTGTCTTCGTCACAAGGCCAGCATGGTGAGCAGGCCCTGTCAGGCATGGCTCGGTGCTCAAACCAGCTTGGCCTGATGCCCAGCCTGGGTGCAGCGGGCCTCCCAACGGCAGGGTCACCAGCCCAAGTCCCCTGATGTCCCCACACCTGGGTACACTAGAGGAGACCAAGGCTGAGAGCAGTAGCCAATGAGGAGGCATTATCTCCCCCAGGATGAGCTCAGCTGGGCCGGGCTAGGCTGGGCCGAGGAGATTAGCAACCCCAGGCAGGACAGGTGGAGCCCTCTGAATCCTGAAGGAACTCCACCTCCCACTTGCCCCCACCCCCCTCAGCCTGGGGAGTTGATGACACCTGCCCCTGAGCCCTGGGTTAGCAAAAGCCAGGAGCAAGCCAATCTGTGTTGTACATTTTATTCCCACAAGGCAGCCAGAGGTGGGGTTGCCAAGCCACAGCCAGGCCAAGGGACCTTCCTCCGGAAGGAGTGCACGCCAGGTTCTCAGGTCTGCCCCACCAGGGGCTGGTTTTCAGACAGACCGTCATAGGCACCGGGGGAAGGCTCCTCGGAACACAGGCAACAGACTTGGGTAGGGGCAGCACCTTGTGGAGCTAGAGGTAGCACGGCAGGTCCTTCTCTATCACCTGCGGGGGAGAAGGCGGTGAGGGATGCCTTTTCCCGAGTCCCCCCAGCGGGCTCCCCAGACAGGCACCTACCAGGGGCTCTTCCATAGGACCATACCGCTTCACCACACAGCCGTTCTTGTCAATGAGGAACTGCAAGGAGGCCACCGTGGGGCTGAAGTGAGCCAGTGGCCCCCACCTGCCGTCCCCATGGCTCTGGACTCTCCAAGCAGCACATCTGTGGCTGGTGGCTGAGTCTGTCCACCCCGCCAGGGCCCCTAACCCCCTTACCTTGGTGAAGTTCCATTTGATGGCGCTACAAAAGAAGCATGAGGTTGTGAGGAATCCCTTGGCAGTTGCAGATCCCCTCTCCACTGCCCCGGGGAAGCCATCCTGTCCTCCCCTGTCCCCCAGCCCCCAACTCACTTTCCCAGCATGCCTCTCCCCTTGGGCTGGACTTTCATCCATTTCCACAGAGGGTGGGCGTCGTCCCCATTTACACAGATCTTGCTGAACAAATCGAATTTGACGTTATAGCCAGCGGCGAACTCTTTGATCTCTGCATTACTCCCTGGCTCCTGTGTAGACCCGGGTTGGAAGGAGGGGGTGAGTGGGGAGAGGCCTATACCCACTTCAGTCCCCGCTTCCACAGACAGCTCTTCTCCCCAGCCCGCACAAAGGGACACACAGGGACACCCAGGGCCAGCCACAACGCACCTGCCTCCCAAACTGGTTGCAAGGGAAGGCCAGGATCCGTAAACCACACTCGGCGTATCGGGCGTGCAGGTCGACCAGCTGAGTGTAGTTTACGTCAGTTTTGCCTCATTGCGAGGCCACATTGGTGACGATGCACACGTGGCCCCTGGAGACAGGATGAGGCGGTCAGGTCAGGGCCACGACCTTACCCCCGCCGCCCCCACCAAGTGGGCAAGGACCCACCGGTACTTGTCCAGGTTAACCATGTGCCCGTCGATGTCCTTGGCTGAAAATTCGTGCATGGAGCGAGCACAGCGCCAGTCGTCGCGGGACGCGCACTGCAAGGCAAGGACTGGCTGAGCGGCCGACTGACCTCGGGGCGTGGCGCCCGCAGCCGTTCGGCCCACTCGCCCAGCCCAGGGTACCTAAGGAAGAAAAACCCGGGCCCTGGGACTAAGCAAAATATGAGGCTCCTCCTCAAAGGCTCCCCTGTACAACACGGAGCATTGGGCCGGAGTCATTGAGACCTAGGGAGGCTGGGGACCCTGCCAGGTGCCCCACTGGATGGGGGAGGCCGCTGGGTGTGGGGGCCTCCGTGCGCACCGGGTCTTGGGATTCGGTGGCGCAGCCGCTCTCCCCGGCCGGGGGTCCCGCCAGCCCAGGGCTCTCAGGAGCTGGCCTCCTCCGCCGGGGGCGCGCCCTCCTGCGACGGCATATCCGAGCCCTCCTCCTTCGAGGGGCTCGGCGCCGTCGCCCGGCCGGCAAGCGGCGCCGCTGCCCGCGACGACCCGGGGAGCAGGCGGCTGCGCGGCCCATGCCCGCAGGTCTCTGACTGAACTTGTGCCCACCGAGCGCCGGGCCCCGGGGACAAAGGGCCGGTAGCCCAGGGCGCCAGGCCGCTTCTCTGTGACGCCACCGCAAGGGGCCCCGGGGCGCgcagggcgggggaggggcagtgACGACCCGCGGCGCGTGATCCCGGATTTCCACCCCTTCGGCCGCCCCCGCTCTCCAGGCCGCAGCCGGGGAGCCAGAGGCCGACGGCGCCACCCCCAGCTGCCCCGATACAGGAGCCTGTGCGCGTCAGGGGCTTCCAACCGTGGGTTCCGACCGCCCAGCCCTGTCCCCGGCCCCCCGGACGCCGCCTCGGTCCCTGACCCAGATTCGGACCGtgacccgccccccgcccccgcgctCTAGCCTCGGTCCGAatggccggggggggggggggggcggccgGCGCCCCCCGCCCAAGGTCGCCAGAAGGCAGGTCGCGCGCCCGCCCAACGGCCCACTGGCCGGCCGGCGGCGCCGCACTCACCATGGTGCTGGCCAGGCCCGGCGCAGCCAAAGCCCCGCAGAGTAGCGCTGGCTTGAGCAGGCGGTACAAACGGCTAAAGCTCATCTCGGCGGTGGGGGGGGATCGGGAAAGCAGCGCTCCTCCCCTCGCCGAACCGACCAATGGACGCGCGCCGGCGGGCCTCACCTCCCCGCCCTACGCCACGCCCAGCAACACTCTCACTGGTCGGATGCTCAGGCGTCGCAGACGCGTGCCCACACCAACCAATGGGAGGCCGGAGTGAGGctggcggggcggggcctgggccgGGCTGCGGGTTTTTTCGCTGTATGTGACTGCGCATGGGCGGGCGGGCGGGTCTACGCGGGCGGCGCGTAGATGGGTTGAGGACAGTTATCCGCACTTCAGGATGCCCGACAACTTGAGATACTACTGGAAGCCCGTGGCAGCGGATCGGGGTGGTGGGGGAAAAGGTTGGCTGGAACTTTCAGAAAACATGCCTCAGCTTACTGAAAACgtatttgtttctttgaaatgtaaataaaaccacGCTGGGCGTCGGACTACCCCCACTCGGGCTGCGGTGCTGCTACGAGGGCCTGGAGGTCACCGGCGGCGACAGGCCCGGATGGCGGTGGCGCTGCCGCAGGGATGCGCCATGAGCGCACGGCTGAAGGTTGCCGCCCTTGGACAGTGCAGGCTTAGCCGTTTATATAAGTGACACTTGAGCCCTGGGGGGGAAGGGAAGCTCGGGCAGTTACCTTGTGGTCCCGCCCCCTTCTCTGAGCGGACTGGCAGGTGTGTGCTTAGAAAGGAAAACACAAGACCAGAGAGATTTTTTGTCACTTCCAACGTGACACAGCACGAGTGCACGCGGTAGGGGACAGAGCGCCCGCTGATCTGGCTCCTGGAGCATTTCCCCTCTAGGCTCAGGCGTTGGGCCACCGGCCAGAGAGCAGGCCCATCCCATTCTCGGGACCTGAGTCACGGAATTCCACAGCCCACctggctgccccccacccctagcCGCGGAAGGACATTGACCTGCGGCCTAAGGGTGGTTTCAGTTTGTGCTGTTGGTCAGTTTCTCTCTTCTTGGATCCTCCCCCGTGGACGTTTCTGCAGAGGTCTTGGGGGCAGGACTTTTGGGGCTGGGCTCATTTGGGGGaacgccccccacacacacacacatacacacacatcctgcAACCTAGGCCTGCCCCAGGGGTCTTAGTAGGCCGCATTTGGTGGCAAAGGGGACAGGATCCCTGGGGCCAGGTTGCCACACTCCTGTCTTGCACAACAGCCTTCATGTACTTCTGCCTCTCAGCCTGATCAACCAGAGCCGGTGAGTTCTGAAGTCACAATGAGCTGGAGCCCTCACTGTCTCAGCTTAGCTATCTCACATCTCAGGAAATGCCCCCTCACTTCCGCCGGAGGAGGGGGGGGCCAGCACTGGGTGTCATCACCCACACCAGCCAGTCTGAGTGGCCCTTAGAACGACACAGCTGTTCCTAGTTTCCCTTATGGTGGGATCTGTAACTTTGTCATGAAGATGGCCACCCTCTGACTGGTTACTTGAGGGTTTCCAGGAAAATAGCTTAGGATGACTTCCCCTCCCCATGAAGCCCACTGCAGGGGAGACATGGGCAAGGTCTCACCCCATTCCTGACTTCATACAAGTTACAGTGAGAGCAGAGGGGGCAGGACGAGCTGCTGGCTGTGGTTCCACTGGCTCTGGGAGGGCTTTGTGCCTGGGGATTCATTGCTTTTCCAAACATTCCTCCCCTTACAGAGGAGGCAGTGGAATCCTGGGGAAGCCCCAGCCAGGCTCCAGGAAGGATCCCCTGTGGTGGCCTTTGAgtttaaaattcacataacataaaattcaacattttcaCCAAAGCATACAGTGATTTTTAgaatattcacaatgttgtgggACCATCACCACTACGCAATTCCAGAACATTCTTATCACCCCAAAATAAACTCCATCCCCATTTGTAGTCACCCACCCCAACCCATGGCACCCACCATCTATTTCCTCACCCCGTTAAAACTCCTGTGAGTGGAATTAGACAgcacttctttgctttctgtgtcaCTTACGTCATTTGAAAAGAAACCCTGTCCCCattaccagtctcctccatctccttacctcagcccctgacaaccatGAATCTACTCTGTGTGGATTTGCCTGTCCTGGACTGTTCACATCAATGGAGTCATATACTAGGTGGCCTCTTGTGTGAGGCTTCTCTCTAtgagcatcatgttttcaaggttcatccacattataGTGCGTGTCAGTGCTGCTTTTCACGGCTGAGTAATATCTTATGATATGAATGGACTATATTGTGTTTACCCATGTATCCATTAATGAGTATTGTGCTGTTGTACCATTTGGCTTTGTGATGCTGTACAAGACTTTTTGTGTGGGCTTGTGTTTCATTTCTCCTGGGCATGCAccctggagtggaattgctggctcaCATGGTCACTTTAGGTGTTAAAAGGAGCTGCCAGGTTTCCCCACAGCTGCTGCTGGATTTCACATCCCCGGCCAGGAGTGTGGGGGTGGTGGCCTGATTTCTGGCCCCTGGGCTCTGCCAATTGGCAGAGCTGCATGGTGGCGGGTTCCCAGGAGAAAGTTGCAACTCCATGTCCCATTGCTGAGGCCATGCAGTCACAGGCAGAATTTTGATTCATGGGCGATGGGGTGGGGCCCACCTGCTCCTGTGAGCCCATTCTCCCCTCTTCCCTGCCCCAaggaacagctgctgctgctgctgctaagtcacttcagtcgtgtccgactctgtgtgaccccatagacggcagcccaccaggctccctcgtccctgggattctccaggcaagaacactggagtgggttgccatttccttctccaatgcatgaaagtgaaaagtgaaagtgaagtcgct
Proteins encoded:
- the GPX4 gene encoding phospholipid hydroperoxide glutathione peroxidase isoform X3; the encoded protein is MSFSRLYRLLKPALLCGALAAPGLASTMCASRDDWRCARSMHEFSAKDIDGHMVNLDKYRGHVCIVTNVASQUGKTDVNYTQLVDLHARYAECGLRILAFPCNQFGRQEPGSNAEIKEFAAGYNVKFDLFSKICVNGDDAHPLWKWMKVQPKGRGMLGNAIKWNFTKFLIDKNGCVVKRYGPMEEPLVIEKDLPCYL
- the GPX4 gene encoding phospholipid hydroperoxide glutathione peroxidase isoform X2, with the protein product MSFSRLYRLLKPALLCGALAAPGLASTMVPWAGRVGRTAAGATPRGQSAAQPVLALQCASRDDWRCARSMHEFSAKDIDGHMVNLDKYRGHVCIVTNVASQUGKTDVNYTQLVDLHARYAECGLRILAFPCNQFGRQEPGSNAEIKEFAAGYNVKFDLFSKICVNGDDAHPLWKWMKVQPKGRGMLGNAIKWNFTKFLIDKNGCVVKRYGPMEEPLVIEKDLPCYL
- the GPX4 gene encoding phospholipid hydroperoxide glutathione peroxidase isoform X1, which codes for MGRAAACSPGRRGQRRRLPAGRRRRAPRRRRARICRRRRARPRRRRPAPESPGLAGPPAGESGCATESQDPCASRDDWRCARSMHEFSAKDIDGHMVNLDKYRGHVCIVTNVASQUGKTDVNYTQLVDLHARYAECGLRILAFPCNQFGRQEPGSNAEIKEFAAGYNVKFDLFSKICVNGDDAHPLWKWMKVQPKGRGMLGNAIKWNFTKFLIDKNGCVVKRYGPMEEPLVIEKDLPCYL